The sequence TAAACGGATTGGGATAGTTCGGGTACAACTTGAATTCCGTAATTTTTCCCGTTGATAAATTTTCAACATCCGTTGTCTGATAAAGTTGTACGTCCATCCATTCGAGACGGTTAATCAACCATTCCTTCATGAAGTCCACTTCTTTATGATAAGTATCCCGTTCTTCGGCGCCGGGCAGACTGCGCCAGATTGAAACCCCGAGTATCGGCCATTTTTTGAAATTATGTTCCTGGGCTTCCTGAAGGTAATTTGCAACCGAATCGATAAAGGCAATTATTCGTTCCGTTTTCAAGGATTCCTGCCGGTATTCCGTCCATTTGTTTTTAAGCTGCTTTTGAATTTCTTTATCGCCGAACAGCTTATCCCAGAACTGAGGACGCGCTCCGTCCGGGATTTTTATTCTCCATTCGTCGTAGCGATCGCCGTTGTGATGAGTGGAATTACAAAGCGCCTGGTCGAAATCCCATATCGGTCCGGCGCAAATTTTTTTCCCGCGGTCTTTATAAAAATAGCTGCTGTAACTGTATGCATCGGAGTTGCCCGTAAGTTCCTGTATTATTATTTCGTCAATAAAAGAAGAGACCTCGATATATTTATCGTAACCGATGAACGGAACGTTGTAATTCGGTCCGGCCATAACGTCGCAAAATTCCTGTTCCAGATTTCTGATATACTCGAGTTGCTGCGGCATAACTTCGTCGGGTTGAGGATATTTCAAAAAACGCGGATTTCCGTCGGCTTCGGTAGAATCGAACAGAAGGTCGTTGTGTTCTTCGTCTCCCCACCTTCTGTTTACGCACCAGATATACCCTCCCGTCAAAGCTTCGCCCGAAGTGTCTGCAGAATCCATTTTAGCAATGTCGAGGCGATTTTTATCCGGTTTTATTTTTTCTTCCAACACATAAACGCCCTGGTATTCTCCGTTTAAAACCAATTCTACATGGCGGGTTCTCGGCGCCCATTTTCCCATCGACCTGTACATATAATAAGCCAGCGCGTCCCTCATTAATGTTTTGTCGATATAGACGGCTCTCAGAACAAAATCATTTTCTTTCGGCAAACCGAGTAATTCTACATTTCTGTTCGAACCGTCCTCTTTGCGGGTTTCGATCGTATACGGTTTTTTATCCGAGATTCGGAACGATGCGTTTCCCCTGTATTCAATTCCAATCCATCCGTCGTATTCGTTAAACGGATCGGTAATGTTGTTTCTGTTGCCGGGACAGTTGTAAATGATTCCCATTTTTGCCATAATTTTGGGTTCGTGGACAATTGTTCCGCCCTCCGTATCAATTACAATTATAGACAGATCGGAAGAACTGAATTCGAACGGCTCGTCGAACCATTCCGGCGTGGAGCGATACGAACGGCTCGAATCGCCAATTCCAAATGACAGAAAGAAATTCGAAGAAAGGTCGGTCGACGCGGCGGAAGCGTTATGCACTTGAACGGCAAGTAAATTTTCACCCGGAATCAAAATATTTTTCAGAATTTCCTTTTTAATTTCAAATTCTTCCGGAGCTCCTCCTCCATACATTTTTGCTTCGTGTTCGGAATCGGCAAATTTATTGTACTCGGGAGGATTACCCGATATTCCGGCGCGAGCCACTTCAACGCCGTTTATGTATGCAACGAACGCATCGTCATAGTCGGCATGCAACAACGCCGATTCGATTAATGAAGTATCGACTATGTTAAATTTAATCCTCAAAAACAGCGAGATTGTTTGTTCGATTATGGTATTGTCGTCGCCGTCGCCGTAACCGATTCCCCCTCTGCCTTCCATCCAGGAAGTGTCGTCGTAATACAATTGATTCCAATCGGCGTCCGGACTGGAATTGCCCGGTCGATACTTCCATACATCCGACGAATAAACAACCGTTTCCCAGTGGTCCGCAGAATTTGAATTTGCAAATACGGAACCGAATCCCAGAGCAATTAAAATGAGTGTTATTATCACGTTCTGTTTTCCTTGCTAGTAATTTATATGATTTTTATATAGAATTTATTTATTTCATAAGTAGTAATTTCCTCGTTTCGCTGTATCCGCTTTCGGTCTGAAGTCTGTAAAAGTAAATACCGCTTGGCAAATTATTCCCGTCAAACTTTTCTTCGTAGATTCCGGGAGCTTTTAAGCCGTCTACAAGAGTTGTTATTTCCTGTCCGAAAATGTCATATACCTTTAATTCAATTTTCCCATACGCAGGAGTCCGGTATTTAATGGTAGTAACGGGATTAAAAGGGTTCGGATAGTTTTGCAAAAGCGTATAATCGTCTTTCAATATTTTTTCTTCCTCTATTCCGGTCAGATTTACAAAAAGATAAAAATTCAGCGCGCTGGTATCTCCGCAAGCATTAACAAATTTAGCAACTATCGTATCGCTTTGTTGAGCAATAAAATATTGAGGATATGACGAACCCGACAAGCCTGAGCCGCTCCAGATCCATTCGCCTCCGGATGAAGGATAAGGAGCCAGCCCGATATATTCACCTTTCTTCGCATAAATTGTATCGGTTATTTGCCATGCGCCGAAGTTTACCTGCGCATTCGGCACAACCGGAGTAGAGAAACAATCGCTTGTATCGGAGCTTTGATAAACGCGGACATAATCTATCGCATAGTAATTCGGAAAACCCGTAGTGGAATCTGCGTCGGAGCCGTCCAGTCCCGCGCTGAAAATCATATACATCGGATCTGTTGGAACTTCATCGCCATAAAAATATTTTGTAATTTTCCCGTCGACATACCATATCAAAAATTGCGGTCCCCAATGAAGAGCGTACGTATGCCATTCGGTAAAGTCCCAGCCCTCGCTTTCTTTTAACAAATTTGTACTCCAATTGCCCCAATAGAAAGCCTGAGTCATATAACTTTTGGGTTCTCCGCGATACTCGGCGATATCGATCTCTGGAGGCCAACCCTCTTTCAACATCCACCATGCGGGCCATTGTCCTTTACCTTTCGGATATTTGGCGCGCATTTCAAAATAACCGTACTTAAACCATTTTTTGGTCCACGCCCAACCGCACGAATATTTATATTGACCGTAGTTTCCTTCTTTGATTCTCAACACAAGATTTCCGTCTTCAATGTATGTGTCTTCCGGAACAATCAAACACGGATTATTGTCTTTAGCGCCCCACGGTTTCATGCCAGAGCCCCAATCGTCGGGATTTAGATTTTCCCCGTTGAATTCGTCGCTCCATATTAGTTCGAATCCGGCAGGAGGCAATTGCTGGGATTTTAGATCCGGAGCGAATATTAAAAAACAGGCAATTAATAAGCTTATGAATTTGATTTTCACTTTATGTTTCTCCGCATCATTGTTTGTTAAATTTTACCGGGGTTATTCTTGAATTAAAAACAGCCCTTTAATTTTTTATTCGTTATCCACTAAAGTTATAATTTCCTTACCGCAAAGGAGAAAAGCTCCGGTTGCATAAACCTGCCATTGATTCTCGTAGAACGGATAAGGGTCGCCTGCAACTTGTTGAACATAGCCCAGTCGTCCCCATTCATTAACGTTTGCACAGAGCGCTTTCCATGCTTTTTTAACGGCGGGTTCGAAAACAGCTTTATCAAGCAGTCCGTTATTAATTCCCCATGCAAGCGCATACGTATAAAAAGCGCTGCCGCTCGATTCTCCCATCGGAAGCTGTTCCGGATCGTACAAACTTGCCGTCCACAAACCGTGTTCCCGTTGTAACGAAAGTAATTTATGAGCCATTTCCTTAAATTGATTTTCAAATTCCGGTCGCGACGGATCGTCTTTCGGAATTATATTCAACATTCTTGCGAGACCGGCAATCACCCATCCGTTTCCGCGGCACCAGAAAATCTTTTTTCCGTTTTCCGATTTTTTATCGAAGAACCTGTCGTCGCGATAAAAGAGACTGTCTTCTTTCGAGTAAAGATAATCCGACGTAATCCACCAGTGATCAATTGCATATTTGAGATAGCTGGTATCTCCCGTTGCACGATACATTCTCGCAAAAGAAGGCGGAGCCATGAAAAGAGCGTCGCACCACGTCCACCATTCAAAACGATACTCGTTTTTGTCATATCTCGGATCGGCTTTTACGGTTCGGACTTTGTGAATATCCATAACCCACTTTGCAATATCGATCATCTCCGGATTTTTTTTCCTTTCGTAAAGCCACGCATAAACATCGGCAATCGTTAGTCTGTCCGCATTAAAAATATGATTCAGTAATCGCCATTTGTTTTTTTGACCGACGTTAATCATTTCGTTCAAATATCTGTCTTCTTTGACCGTTTCGTACAAAGCTTCGAGCCCGATATAAAAAGCGCCGTAATGCCAGTCGAGCTTCGACTCTTTAATCGGATTTGCCAGCTGCCAATCCGCCGCCTGACGCATCAAATTTTTTATTTCGTCTACATTAAACGGATTTGTAATCTTTGGAGAAGGAAGGTTCATTTTTATTGACGAGAAAAAGTCCGTATAGTGAACGTAACGCGTATTCTGCATCCACAAAACCTGCAAGGGATTATCTTCGTAGGCATTTAAAACCGTAACGGGTCGCACGTTATTTTTGCTCGAGCCTTTCGTAATATTTTCCGCAATCCATTTTTTGTTTTTTTCGAGCGTCCATTTTTCTATTTCAAAAACGGAATCTCTTATTACGGACAAATAAACTACGTTCGGATTTTCATGATCGATACTTATCCCGCCGGAGTAATTCGGTTCTCGTTCGATAGCGCCTTCGGGAGTTTCGGGAAACCATTTGCCTGAATTAACCAGGTCGTAGTTGTTCCAACTCTTTTTGTTCCACCGAGCATAACAATAAATGTGATTGGTGTCGTCGGGAAATTTCGAATAAACGATTACGGGATTTTCTTCCCTGTCGAGGGCTACATCCCATACCCAGGCTTTTTGTTTTGTAAGTTTTGCGTCATAAACCACCGAGGCATTTTGCGGTTTAACGGGCTCGCCGTCGAGTTTTCCAATTTCATTGTTCTCTGCGTCGTAGAAAGCGCCGTTTTTATAATACATATAGTAGACGCTGTTTTCGCTCTCGTTGCGCGGATGCCCGTCGGTAAAAGCAAAGGCAATTTTATCTTTGCCGTTGGACGCAACTTTCAAATAGGGTCTTCGGAGGTTGTAGATTCTTTCGGGTAAAATTAAAATTCTGCTTTTCCTCCAGGTTTTTCCCATGTCGTCGGAATAGGAATAATTCGGTTTATAATCGATTCCTCTCCAGAATAAATAGATTCTGTCATTTTCCGCTGAAAGCATAACGGGATTAGCATACGTATAACTGCTGTGAAATCCTTTGTAAGTTTCTTCGTCGTTCAGATTTAATTCCTTCTTTTCCCAGGCGGAAATATCCTCGGGATTTTTCATTGTAAAAAGAAGAATCGGATATTTACTGCTGTGTTTCGTAAAAAAGACCATTAATCTGCCGTCCGGCATAAAGAGAAGAGAAGGATTATCGTGATCGTCGATTTCGAAATTGTCTTCCAGAACTTTAGAGGCAATCTTCTTCGCGTCATGATCGTAATAGCCGACGATAACATCGCCGTAGCTGTCGACCCATGCCGCATAAGTGCGTCGATGCTTGCCTTCGTAGTAAACCGCGCGCGGGTCGGAAAACCAACACCAGGCTCCGTCGAATGTTAACGATTGGTAACTTTCGGAATGATTTCCCGTTTTATCAATATGCTTTACGCCGGCAAAATTTTGTCCCGTTACGACAACGCTAATAAAGTAGAAAACCGCCGGAAGCATTTTTCTTATCATATTAAACCTCTTTATCAATTTGCGTTAATTATAATTTCGCCGGGCTTCAAATTTTTTGATTTTGCCCTCACGATTATTTTACCTTTATTGCCGTTCGATTGAACAAACAGCCGGGCTCTTCCCCGATAGACCGAGTGCGCATTTGATTTGAATGATTCGAGATTCTTGCTATCGCCGTTTCCGAAGCCGATATTAATGCCTTCGCCCACGACTTCGGTTTCAACTATATTATCGGCGTAGGGAACCCTGTTTCCGTTTTTATCGACAACGATTATTTCAATTCTCGCAATGTCCTTGCCGTCGGCTTCAATTGAAGATCGGTCGGACTTCAGAATGATCGATTCCGGTTCCGATGCGGTCTTAATAATATGTTTGGCAACTACTTTGCCGTTTCGATAAGCCAGCGCGGTTAATTCGCCGGATTCATATTTCACTTTCCAAAAGATCATAGCGTCTTCGGCGTCGGATAATTTTTTTGTAGAGATCATACGGTTATTCAGCAGGAGCCGTACGCTGTCGCAGTTTGTAAAAGCAACTACCTGTAATTCTTTTTCTTTATAATTATCCCAGTTCCAGCTTTCCACGGTATTAAACCGGAAGCGATTCAAAGTATCGTAAGGAGGCGTCACCGAGACGAAGACCATCGGTTCGTCCGTCCACAAACTTTTTCTGTAATAAAATCCCGGTTTTTTGAAGTCGCACAAATCTATCAAGCCCGAAGTATTGCTGCGCGAGGGGAACTTGCCGGCTTCTCCCAAATAATCGATTCCCGTCCATAAAAACTGACCGGAGACAAAAGGATTATTTTTAACTGCAAGCCACGCGCTGTATGAATCGCCGTTTTCGCTGCCGATAATTTTTCTTTCGGGGAATCTTGCGTGATCGCGTTGATAATATTGCTCCTGATAATTGTAACCCACAACATCCAGAATCTGGGCGTATCCGATTTCATTTGAAAGCGGAATATTGGCAAGAGCAGCAGTTACCGGACGGGTTGTATCGATTTCTTTTATATAATCATAAAGTCGTTTTGCAATTTCGGTTAATTCAAATGCGGGCGGACGCCACGGTTCGTAATTGTCCCGTGTTGGGTCGGTATAAGGATCGTTGGGATAATCGATTTCATTGCCGATGCTCCAGAGTATAACGGACGGATGATTTCTGTCTCTTCTTACCATATCCTGAAGATCCCTTTTTGCCCATTCTTCGAAATAATCTCCGTAGCCGTTCTGAGAATAATACTTATTCAGACCCGAGGCGCCTGCTTCCTGACCTACATTCCAACCTTTAATCCATTTTTTCTTTCCGATTTTCCATTCATCAAACGCTTCGTCCATAACCAGGAAACCCATACGGTCACATAAGTCCAGCAATTCCGGCGGCGGAGGATTGTGACTCGTTCTTATTGCATTGGCTCCCATTTCTTTCATAAGTTCCAATCTACTTTCCCATTCCCGCACAGGCACAGCCGAGCCGAGCGGGCCTGCATCGTTGTGCAAACACACTCCTTTTATCGTAACCGGTTTATCGTTTAAGAAGAATCCTTCGTTAGCGTCGAATCGTATCGTCCTGACGCCAAAATTAACCGTATCGTTATCCGCAAGCAGTTTACCGTCGTAAACTTTATTGACCAACCGATAAAGGTAAGGCTCTTCAATCGACCAGAGACGCGGGTTTTTGATGTTAATGGAAGCGTCGTATTCGTGCTTAGCCCCAGCAGGAATAATTATTTCGGATTCTGTTTGCCCTACAACATTCCCTTCGGAATCGATAATTATGCTCTGAAGTTTCACCAATTTGTCGTCGTTTGTATTGTTCTCGACTTCCGTTACCGCTCTTACATTCGCCCGCTTTTTATTTACAAAATGCGAGGTAACAAAAGCGCCCCAGTTAGCAACATGAATTCTGTTTTTCTTATAAAGCCAGACGTGCCGGAAAATTCCGCTGCCGGTATACCATCTGGAATCGGCGACATCCGAATTGTCCACGCGCACGGCAATTACATTTTTTTTGTCCCCGAAGTTGAGATACGGCGTGAGATCGTAATAAAAACTGATGAAGCCGTAAGGACGGCGCCCCAGGAATCGACCGTTTAACCAAACTTCGCTTCTCTCATAAACTCCGTCGAACTGCAGATAGTAATTATAATTTTTGTCGTCTGGGGACAGTCTAAATTCTTTTCTGTACCAGCCGATACCGCCCGGTAAATATCCCGTTGCGCTTGCATACGTCGAATCGAAACTCCCTTCAATACTATAGTCGTGCGGTAAATTCAAAACTCTCCAATTAGAATCGTCAAAAGCGGGATTCTCCGCTCCTTTAATATCACCGAGGTGAAAACGCCAATTTTTGTCGAACGCATTGCATCTTTCTAATTTCTCAAAGTTCTGCGGATAACTTTGACTTATCAGAAAAAACATTGCCGCTAAAAATATCATCCTTTTTTTCATTTCCGTATCCCGGTAATTTGTTTTCGCTCTAGTTTTAATTATTAATCCGACGACCTGTAAGGATAGCTGGCAAATGGAAATTATCGAGAGACTGATATTTAAAGCTCCGCCACCTCACTCCCAGTAAGCATAATTAAAAGGAAAGTATTATCATCTATCATCTTCGGTTAATAAAAAACTCAAAGCAATCAAGCCGCCATATTTTCGGGCGCTGTTAAGTATCCATCAAATCACTCGGTTAAATTCACTTCCAGAACCGAAACTGTTTGAGGCGGAATTTTTTCAATTGTTTCGGCGTCGCCCTGACCCACTTTTTGCACAAAGAGATTCAGTATGCCGGAGTTTCGCCACAGTTCGGTATCGTATGTCGGTTCCCACATTCCGACGCTGAAATTAGTAATGTCGCGCGGTTTCCATATACTGCGTTCGCCGTCTTTGCAGACGAAAAGCGTAATTCTGTTTCCCGTTTCGGAACCCCTGTAAATCAGGTATAATGAATTGTTCTTGTCGCATAATATTAAAGGTCTTGAAATCGGGATTCTTTTTGTTCCGGCGCCGCTCAGTCTAAACGGCGTTTTTAATTGGGATATTTGTTTTATCTGCCAGCCGTTTCCGTCGTTATAAACGAGATGATACTGAGGGACATTACTTCCTTCGGGCGTCCAGTAATTAACGATATACGGCCGGCCTTCTTTATCAATGCACATCGAAGTTTGATTAATCAGTTCGCTGCGTTGTGGTATTGTTGCCGCATATTCCGCCGATTTCAGCGTTATAGGCAGGAGATATTTTTCGCCGTTCGATTTTTCCCATGTGCGTCCGCCGTCTTTTGATCTGGCATAACAGATATCATGATTTGTCGCTACATCAGGAGTCTCTCTCCATACCCACGAAAGATGGATTACGTCGTTGTCGTCAATATCAAGCTGCCAGTAAGCGTTTCGTTTGCCTTCGCCGTCTATTAAATTATCGTGCAACATAACCCAGTTTTTTTCTAAAGCGTTGTAATAATTAATTACAAGATTGCCGTTGCCCGATTCGCCGTCCCGATAAACAAAAATCAAATCCCCGTTCCGAAGTTTATAAAATTGAGGATACGAAACGCTGTTTTCGTGTTTACCCGTCATGCGATTTACTTCAACTAATTCCAGGCTCTCCGGTTCTTTGCTTACGCAGTAATGAAGATCGGAATTGTGCTCGTTCCAGACCATATGCAAAAATCCCTCTCCGTCAATCATAATGCTGATACTGTTGTGCGCGTCAAGCACGTTTCCTTTGAACCGCGTTTTTCTTATTTCCCAATCAGTTGAACCGAGCGACCTTCTGGCAAGTATAACATAACCGGCTGTATCATAAAACGCTGCGTACTGATTTTTGTCCGAACTAACAACGGAATTACGTCTGAAGATTACCGTGTTGATCGAGTTTGCAGACCATCCTTCGGCAATGTCGGTCGTATTTGTTTTTAATCCGGATGAACAAGCCGCCAGCAACACCCCCGGGAGGATTAAGTTAACCGCTCTTTTTTTGAAGATATTAAATATATTTCTTTTTATTTCCATCATTTAAAAAACTCGTTTACTCTTCGATATGATAGAGAAGTCTGTCGTCGATTACTTCTTTCTGTCCGCCGGGAGCTTTCATTTTCAGATTAAGTCCTCTGCCTCCGCCCAACTGGAAGAACGTAATGTTAATCTTATGAAATCCTTTGTTGAGAAAAAGCGCGCCCGATTTTTCAATCATAGCGTGCAAGCCGTCGTTAAGAATAATCTCTTTATTGTCGATCGTCAATTTAGAACCGTCGTCGGAGGTAAGGTAAAACTCGTACAGGCCGTCTCTGTCAATTTTTATATAGCCTTCAAAAACAAGTCCGTAATTGTATTCGGGCGTGCCTTCGGGAAATACTACATTATTTACCGCGCCGCTTCTTACAGGTTTCAGTTCGTAAAAATCCGGAAGTCTGCGGAATTCGCCTTCATAATATTTATATAAAAGTCCGGGTCTCATTTTTGACGGATCGATACTTTCGGATTTCAGATTTAAATCTCCGGTCAGTTCCAGCGCCACAACGGAATGTTTAGGAACGTTAATTTCTATTTTATTCTTGCCTATCTTAAAATCGTTGAATGAATTAACAACGACTTTATCCGGATCATCAAAAGTATTGTGCGCGTTTAACTTATCCGCAGTAAGAATTTGACCCTCGCAGGATTTCACTGAAAAAGCATTTAAATTACAAATCAGATTTTCGTCGTCTGTTGCGCTCAGATTGCAAACTGTGATATGAATTTTTCCGTTCTTGTCCAACGAAGAAGAAACGCTTAAATTCGGAATATTGCCCCGGTCGGTGGAAATGCTGTCTGTTTCCAATACGGACGGAATCATAATAGCGTCCTGATGAACTTTATACATATCGAAAACATGATAAGTCGGCGTAAGTATCATCTTTTCGTTTTCGGTAAGAATAATTGCCTGCAAAACATTAACCGCCTGAGCAATTGCCGCCATTTTTACTCTGTCGCAATGATTGTTAAAAATATTCAAATTGATGCCCGCAACGAGCGCGTCGCGAAGCGTGTTTTGCTGATATAAAAAGCCCGGATTCGTACCGGGTTCGACCGCGTGCCACATACCCCATTCGTCAACTACCAGAGCCACGCTTTTACCCGGATCGTATTTATCCATAATCTTCGAATGCTTTTCTATCAATTCATTCATCATTAACGTATTGTGCAGGGAATAATACCAGCTTTTTTCGGTAACGTCGGTAGCGTGTTCGCCCGTATTCCATGTGTAATAGTGGAGCGATAATCCCCAGACTGAATTGCCGAGTTCTTTCATCACTACTTCCGTCCAGTTATAGTCGTTTCCGTTCGGACCGACGGCGATTTTATTAAGTCTTGTATCGCCGAAGTCTTTCATAAAGCGTCCGTATCTTTTGGCGAGATCCGAATAGTAATCGGGTTCCATGTCGCCGCCGCAGCCCCACGATTCGTTGCCGATGCCCCAAAATTTAACGCTCCACGGTTCCGGTCTTCCGTTTTTCTTTCTCAATTCCGTCATTGGACTGACGTCATCCGAATTGACGTACTCGACCCATTGTGAAAGTTCGCGTACGGTTCCGCTGCCGAGATTCCCGCTGAAATAGGGTTCGCAGCCCACCTGTTCGCAAAGGTCGAGGAATTCATGAGTGCCGAAACCGTTGTCTTCGGTAACCCCGCCCCAGTTTGTATTGATCATGGTGGGACGTTTATCACGCGGACCGATTCCGTCCATCCAATGATATTCGTCGGCAAAACATCCTCCGGGCCATCTCAAAAACGGAACTTTGATTTTTTTCATTGCCTCGACAATATCTTTTCTGATGCCCCGTACATTAGGAATTGAAGAATTCTCACCGACCCATATTCCTCCGTAAATACATCTGCCCAAATGCTCGGTAAAGTGACCGTAGATATTTCTGTCGATTTTATAATGCGCTTTTT comes from Melioribacter roseus P3M-2 and encodes:
- a CDS encoding CotH kinase family protein: MIITLILIALGFGSVFANSNSADHWETVVYSSDVWKYRPGNSSPDADWNQLYYDDTSWMEGRGGIGYGDGDDNTIIEQTISLFLRIKFNIVDTSLIESALLHADYDDAFVAYINGVEVARAGISGNPPEYNKFADSEHEAKMYGGGAPEEFEIKKEILKNILIPGENLLAVQVHNASAASTDLSSNFFLSFGIGDSSRSYRSTPEWFDEPFEFSSSDLSIIVIDTEGGTIVHEPKIMAKMGIIYNCPGNRNNITDPFNEYDGWIGIEYRGNASFRISDKKPYTIETRKEDGSNRNVELLGLPKENDFVLRAVYIDKTLMRDALAYYMYRSMGKWAPRTRHVELVLNGEYQGVYVLEEKIKPDKNRLDIAKMDSADTSGEALTGGYIWCVNRRWGDEEHNDLLFDSTEADGNPRFLKYPQPDEVMPQQLEYIRNLEQEFCDVMAGPNYNVPFIGYDKYIEVSSFIDEIIIQELTGNSDAYSYSSYFYKDRGKKICAGPIWDFDQALCNSTHHNGDRYDEWRIKIPDGARPQFWDKLFGDKEIQKQLKNKWTEYRQESLKTERIIAFIDSVANYLQEAQEHNFKKWPILGVSIWRSLPGAEERDTYHKEVDFMKEWLINRLEWMDVQLYQTTDVENLSTGKITEFKLYPNYPNPFNPSTVIKYQVPKYEKVTLKIYNTLGQEITTLVDGLKAPGIYEEKFDGNNLPSGIYFYRLQTESGYSDTRKFLLLK
- a CDS encoding family 16 glycosylhydrolase translates to MKIKFISLLIACFLIFAPDLKSQQLPPAGFELIWSDEFNGENLNPDDWGSGMKPWGAKDNNPCLIVPEDTYIEDGNLVLRIKEGNYGQYKYSCGWAWTKKWFKYGYFEMRAKYPKGKGQWPAWWMLKEGWPPEIDIAEYRGEPKSYMTQAFYWGNWSTNLLKESEGWDFTEWHTYALHWGPQFLIWYVDGKITKYFYGDEVPTDPMYMIFSAGLDGSDADSTTGFPNYYAIDYVRVYQSSDTSDCFSTPVVPNAQVNFGAWQITDTIYAKKGEYIGLAPYPSSGGEWIWSGSGLSGSSYPQYFIAQQSDTIVAKFVNACGDTSALNFYLFVNLTGIEEEKILKDDYTLLQNYPNPFNPVTTIKYRTPAYGKIELKVYDIFGQEITTLVDGLKAPGIYEEKFDGNNLPSGIYFYRLQTESGYSETRKLLLMK
- a CDS encoding glycoside hydrolase family 88 protein, with product MIRKMLPAVFYFISVVVTGQNFAGVKHIDKTGNHSESYQSLTFDGAWCWFSDPRAVYYEGKHRRTYAAWVDSYGDVIVGYYDHDAKKIASKVLEDNFEIDDHDNPSLLFMPDGRLMVFFTKHSSKYPILLFTMKNPEDISAWEKKELNLNDEETYKGFHSSYTYANPVMLSAENDRIYLFWRGIDYKPNYSYSDDMGKTWRKSRILILPERIYNLRRPYLKVASNGKDKIAFAFTDGHPRNESENSVYYMYYKNGAFYDAENNEIGKLDGEPVKPQNASVVYDAKLTKQKAWVWDVALDREENPVIVYSKFPDDTNHIYCYARWNKKSWNNYDLVNSGKWFPETPEGAIEREPNYSGGISIDHENPNVVYLSVIRDSVFEIEKWTLEKNKKWIAENITKGSSKNNVRPVTVLNAYEDNPLQVLWMQNTRYVHYTDFFSSIKMNLPSPKITNPFNVDEIKNLMRQAADWQLANPIKESKLDWHYGAFYIGLEALYETVKEDRYLNEMINVGQKNKWRLLNHIFNADRLTIADVYAWLYERKKNPEMIDIAKWVMDIHKVRTVKADPRYDKNEYRFEWWTWCDALFMAPPSFARMYRATGDTSYLKYAIDHWWITSDYLYSKEDSLFYRDDRFFDKKSENGKKIFWCRGNGWVIAGLARMLNIIPKDDPSRPEFENQFKEMAHKLLSLQREHGLWTASLYDPEQLPMGESSGSAFYTYALAWGINNGLLDKAVFEPAVKKAWKALCANVNEWGRLGYVQQVAGDPYPFYENQWQVYATGAFLLCGKEIITLVDNE
- a CDS encoding glycoside hydrolase family 2 TIM barrel-domain containing protein codes for the protein MKKRMIFLAAMFFLISQSYPQNFEKLERCNAFDKNWRFHLGDIKGAENPAFDDSNWRVLNLPHDYSIEGSFDSTYASATGYLPGGIGWYRKEFRLSPDDKNYNYYLQFDGVYERSEVWLNGRFLGRRPYGFISFYYDLTPYLNFGDKKNVIAVRVDNSDVADSRWYTGSGIFRHVWLYKKNRIHVANWGAFVTSHFVNKKRANVRAVTEVENNTNDDKLVKLQSIIIDSEGNVVGQTESEIIIPAGAKHEYDASINIKNPRLWSIEEPYLYRLVNKVYDGKLLADNDTVNFGVRTIRFDANEGFFLNDKPVTIKGVCLHNDAGPLGSAVPVREWESRLELMKEMGANAIRTSHNPPPPELLDLCDRMGFLVMDEAFDEWKIGKKKWIKGWNVGQEAGASGLNKYYSQNGYGDYFEEWAKRDLQDMVRRDRNHPSVILWSIGNEIDYPNDPYTDPTRDNYEPWRPPAFELTEIAKRLYDYIKEIDTTRPVTAALANIPLSNEIGYAQILDVVGYNYQEQYYQRDHARFPERKIIGSENGDSYSAWLAVKNNPFVSGQFLWTGIDYLGEAGKFPSRSNTSGLIDLCDFKKPGFYYRKSLWTDEPMVFVSVTPPYDTLNRFRFNTVESWNWDNYKEKELQVVAFTNCDSVRLLLNNRMISTKKLSDAEDAMIFWKVKYESGELTALAYRNGKVVAKHIIKTASEPESIILKSDRSSIEADGKDIARIEIIVVDKNGNRVPYADNIVETEVVGEGINIGFGNGDSKNLESFKSNAHSVYRGRARLFVQSNGNKGKIIVRAKSKNLKPGEIIINAN
- a CDS encoding BNR repeat-containing protein, producing MEIKRNIFNIFKKRAVNLILPGVLLAACSSGLKTNTTDIAEGWSANSINTVIFRRNSVVSSDKNQYAAFYDTAGYVILARRSLGSTDWEIRKTRFKGNVLDAHNSISIMIDGEGFLHMVWNEHNSDLHYCVSKEPESLELVEVNRMTGKHENSVSYPQFYKLRNGDLIFVYRDGESGNGNLVINYYNALEKNWVMLHDNLIDGEGKRNAYWQLDIDDNDVIHLSWVWRETPDVATNHDICYARSKDGGRTWEKSNGEKYLLPITLKSAEYAATIPQRSELINQTSMCIDKEGRPYIVNYWTPEGSNVPQYHLVYNDGNGWQIKQISQLKTPFRLSGAGTKRIPISRPLILCDKNNSLYLIYRGSETGNRITLFVCKDGERSIWKPRDITNFSVGMWEPTYDTELWRNSGILNLFVQKVGQGDAETIEKIPPQTVSVLEVNLTE
- a CDS encoding PA14 domain-containing protein, yielding MRPGLLYKYYEGEFRRLPDFYELKPVRSGAVNNVVFPEGTPEYNYGLVFEGYIKIDRDGLYEFYLTSDDGSKLTIDNKEIILNDGLHAMIEKSGALFLNKGFHKINITFFQLGGGRGLNLKMKAPGGQKEVIDDRLLYHIEE